The Desulfovibrio sp. DNA window GGTGGTGGTGGGGGTAGCGGGGGCATCGGCGGTGCCAGCGGCGTAAGCAGGAGCGGCAAGCATCAGGGACATGAGCATGATAAGCAGATAACGCATATTTCCTCCAGAAACGTGCTTTAAAAATTGCAGCGCGTCACATGTCGCGTGCGGACTTACATTGCAAACACTGGTGTCAACGAAGCGTTAAGAACTGCCCAACCGATAAAATTTATTTCCTGGCTGTCTGCGGATGCGGTTTCACTCTTGTGCAGAGGCAGTCCTTGTTATGCCAAGGCAAAGCTGCTATACTATACAATATGAAAGAACTTGATCCACATACAATCCGCCCCTGCCTTGCCTGCGGTGGAACAAATGTTCATCTGGAGTCCATGCTTCCACCTGGCCGCAAACAGGAAGTGTGGCGCGTTGTCTGCTCTTGCGGGCAAACCTCACAGCAGTGGTCTGTTTCGCAGGGTGCAGCCATCCGCGCCTGGAACCGCAACCTTGCCAGCGAGCATGATCTGGACAAGACCATCGCACCCAGCGCCATTTCCAAGGGCTAAACACCCCAAAGCCGCGCAACGCCCAGTCCGCGCACCCAGAAGCGTATTCATTTGAGCAGGTTTGCCCAGTAGGCACATTATTGCCGTTAGGGCAAACGCAGCTCAATCCAGCTCTCTGCCCACCCACACGGCCCTGCCGATAATGCGCACCATACCCGCCAGATGTTCGCTGGTGTCTGCCTCTATGGGCGCAAAATCGGGATTGATGCTGGTAAGAATGAGCTTGCCCGGCATGGCGTCCAGTACCTTCAGGTACACCATGTCTTCCACGCCCACAGCATAAATTCTGCCCGGCACAGGTTCGCGCTGACTCTGGTCAATAAGCACCACGTCGTTGTTCACTATGCGCGGCTGCATGCTGTCGCCCGAAACGCGCAACAGCACCATCTGCGTCGGGTTGCCCTTGCGCCGCAAAAAATCCCACCTGAAGGCATAGTGGCGCAACACGTCCCCGTCTGTCTCAAAGCTGCCCGCCCCCGCAGACAGCCGCGCCTCGGCCATGGGAACCATCATGAGCCGCGCCTCGGATGTGTGCACTATCCCCCCGCCACAGTCACCGCGCCCTGCCAATAGCCAGTCAAGAGAACATTCCAGCGCTTCTGCAAGACGTACAGCATGGCTGCCCTTGGGCATCTGGCCATTCTCATACTGTTGGATGGTCGTCAAACTCAGCCCCACCGCCTCTGCAAGAACCTGTTTGTGCAAACCCAGCATTTCCCTCCGCTGACGCATGCGCGTACCAAATGCTGATATCAGGGGCGATTGTGCTGTCTTCATAATTTTCCCTTGTTTTTTATTGCCCAAAGACCAACAACATAGCATTGCCTGGTCGAACACGAAACGTTTCTTTCATATGACAATGCTTCCTTTTGTGCATATCTATATTTGTTTTCAATTAATTTCAAGTTTTCCTCAAAACACAAAGAAAACCTTTAATTCTATACGATTCCGGCGCATATCGAGACGCAAAAATCAAAAAGTTAATTAACAATAACAGCAAGTTAAAACTTTTCTGTTTCGTGAAACTTTTCCTTGACTATCCCCTCGAATAGTGATTTTTCTATTTTACGGCCCCGCAAATTTAATTTTCTATTTTTGGAGCATAGCATGTCCGCATTTCACGACGATATCCAAAACCTTACCGCTGTGCTGGATTCCCTACATTCTGGCGTATGTGCATTCCAGCAACCGGTTTTGCGTTTGGTAATAGACCATCTGCGCCTTCTGGCCAGCCTGAAGGAACAGGATCCCCACGCCCAGACTTGCCCGCTTTCACAAACACCTCCCAGCACACCGGCAATGCCGACACACCACATACTGGCGCGCACCTGCCCCATTGTGGAGACGCGTCATGACCAATAGGCATTCAGAGACCGCAACGCCCGACAATGACCAGTCGGCGGCGGCCCAGGCTGACAAGATTGACCCCGCTGCAGCAGATACCGCGCGCACCAGCCGCAAAAATGCGGCCAGCTGGGGTACCCCCCGCAACAATGATGACAATGAAAAACAGTGGATCGAGCTGATCGAGCACCTGCCCGACAATGCCCAACTCTTATGGAGAGCAGTTGACGATCTGCGCCTGTTCTGGCGGCTGCTGCATGCCTTTGGAGGCCAGAGCATCCGCGTGCCGCGCACCCTTCCAAAAGACAAGGCGCACACATTGCGCAAAACCCTTGGGGTGACTTGTCTGCGCAGGCTTATGGCGGTTTTTGGCGGCACAAACATATATGTGCCGCGTTGTGCCGCGCTTATGAACCGCCTGCGCCAGCGCGACATCATCAAGGATTTTTCGCACCGCACCCGGCGCGGCTCAAGCAGCACGGCTGCGGTTGCGAGTCTGGCGCGCCGTCACGGCATATCAGATCGCCGGGTGTGGCAGATTCTGAAAAAAGAAAGTTCCGTTCCCCCACACGCCCATCTTATTCTCAGACTGGGCGATTCTGCCCGGCAGTCCAGCTGCTCCCCCCGCAGTAACAGCTGACGGACCATAAAACTCACGTCCTCAAAAAATTTTAAGCCAGCGTACTAGCTGGCTTTTTTTCTTCATCCAAAATCATTCCCGTTAATAATTCTCGCCAAACAGGCTTGAACCAAGGGTTTCAGCTTACTGAAACCCTTCAGTCTTACGCGCGCCACTCTTTTTGGCATGTTGTGCACACGCCGCCCCCGTACGGCCACATAAAAAGCAAGGAGTGCGCCATGCCCAGCCAGTTTGAAACAGCCCATGCCTTTACCGCCCAGTGGGAGGGCGGCCTAACCGACCACCCTGCCGATCCCGGCGGCCTGACCAACTACGGGGTGTCCCTGCGCTGGGTGCAGGATCTTGCCCAGCAGGCCCGCCAAAAGTGCCTGCGCCAGCACAAAAACTGCGATGCCTGCCCCGATGCGCGTACCCTCGGCTGCACCTGCTGCGACATTGACCTGGACATGGACGGCGACGTGGACGCCGACGATATCCGCGCCTGCACCCGTGAACAGGCGGCAGTGCTGTTCAAGAAACACTTTTGGGATGCTCTTGGTTGCGCTGCCTTGCCCCTGCCGCTGGCCGTCACCCTGTACGACGGCGCGGTAAACATGGGCCCAGGGCGGGCAGTACGCCAGTTGCAGCAGGGCATGAACGCCGTGGGTGAAGCACAGCTCGACCACTACACCCCCATTGCCGAAGACGGCATTCCCGGCCCCCGCACCGCCGAGCTGGCCGAAGCACTTGAGGCAACCAACCTGCACTGGTTTGCCGCACGACAGATACTGCGGCTACGCGATGCATTTTACCGCGATCTGGCCGCCAGACGGCCATCGCTCAAGGTCTTTCTCGAGGGCTGGCGCAACAGGGTCAAGGCTCTCGGTCAGCATCTGGCCGAGCTTGAGCGGGAGGAAAACTAACATGTGGGCACTGCTCGGTTCTCTTCTCGGCGGGCTTACTGGAGCGGTGGGCAAGATACTGCCAGACCGCGGCAAGCAAAACGAATCCCAAAGCCGCGTCAACGAGGCAGAGGTCAACGGCGCCCCCGCCAGCGTCCTGCGACTGTGGCGATCATTCCTGGGCTGGATGCTCACCCTGCTCTTCGGCTGGGAGGTAGCGGGTCGGCTCATCATTGTTCCCCTGTTCTTTCCCGGCTGGTGCGAACACCTGCCCCCCTCGGCCCTCAACCAAATCATGACCCTGCTGCTCGGCATGCTGGGGCTGGGCTTCTAGCCACATCGCAGACCACGCAACTAGCCTTAAGGAAACGCAATCATGGACATTTTTTCTTCACATGGGGCAAGCCTGCTTGTGCTGTTGGTGCAGGTCCTGTTTGCCTGGGCGCTGTGGAGCCTGCGGCGCGCCTTTGTACGAGCTGAAGACTACGCGCTGCATGTGCAGCGCGATGCCCGGCGCGAGGCCGCTACGGCACGCAGACTAGGATCGCTTGAGGAGCACCTGCGGCTCACTCCCGATACGGCAGACATGGCGGGCCTGCACAGCGAGCTGGCCGCCCTGCGCGGCGAGATACAGGCGCTTAACGCCCGGATCTCCGGGCTGGACAGACTGCTTGAACGTCTGGAGCACAGCTTTGACCGACACGAAGACCACCAGCGCCATGCAGTGCAGCCTTCTGCATCTTTTGGTTGCCGCGCAGCCTCGGACCAGACAGGAGGTTGCAACTGATGCCCCCCGCCAAACGCCGTTCAGCCACGCGCAGCGCCCCCCTGCTGGACAGCCTTGAGCAGCGCCTCGACCTGCTTACCCGCACACTCAGCGCCGCAGACATTGCGGAAAAAAGTATAGATATAGTTAAGGAAATCAAAGAACTGCATGCGATATTACGCTCTCTGCGCGACGACGTCTCGCCCGACACCCCACCCCGCATGGTGGTCGTGTGGGGCGGCCCGCCCAGCGCCGCGTCCGGCAGGCTGCCGCATGCTCCCGGCAAGGATGGTTCTGCCGCCAGTCATTCACACACGCAAACCGGGTAGAAACCCATCTTTCAAACCTGTTAACAACAAAGGGTTTTAGTTCATGTCTCAGCCAGAGCCGCACGTCATCCCGTACACGCCTCGCCCCTTGCAGTGGCGCTTTCACGAGGAACGCTCGCGCTTTTGCGTACTGCTCTGCCACAGGCGCTTTGGCAAAACCGTGGCTGCCGTCAACGACCTTGTGCGTCAGGCCCTGCGAGTGGGGCGCGATGACTGGCGTGCGGCCTATGCGGCTCCCTTTCTGGGGCAGGCCAAAGCCGTGGCCTGGGATTACTGCAAGCGCTTTGCCGGGGCGGTACCCGGTACGCGTTTTCTCGAGAGCGAGCTTGTCTGCATATTGCCCACCGGCGGGCGCATCCGCCTGCTGGGCACGGAAAACGCGCAGGCCCTGCGCGGGCTATACCTGGACGATCTGGTGCTGGACGAACCCGCTGACATGCCCCGTCAGGTATGGACCCAGGTACTGCGACCAATGCTGGCCGACAGACAGGGGCGGGCGCTCTTTTGCGGCACGCCTCAGGGCACGGACAACCTGCTCTACGATGTGTGGCAGCAGGCGGGCGCAGACACGCAGGGTTTATGGTCGCGCTTCCGCTTTCCGGCATCCGAAACCGGCTACCTGCCGCAGGAAGAACTGGCGGCTGCCCGCCGGGGCATGGACGAGGCCGAGTACCTGCAGGAATTTGAATGTTCCTTTGCTGCCGCCGTTCGCGGGGCGTATTACGCGCCTCTGCTCGATGCGGCAGAACGCGAGGGGCGCATCCATCCTCTGCCTCATGCCCCGGAGCTTCCCGTGCATACGGCGTGGGATCTGGGCATGGATGACGCCACGGCTATCTGGTTTTTTCAGGTGGAACCTTCGGGCTGCTGGCGCATCATTGATTATTACGAAGCCTCCGGCGAAGGGTTGGCCCACTATGCGCAGGTGCTGGCGGCCAAAGCCCGGCCAGCAGGGGTGGCTGACGGTTCCATGCCAGATGGCAGCCTTGAGGGACGCGGCTTTGTCTACGGCACGCACATTGCCCCGCACGACATCCGCGTACGCGAGCTCGGCACCGGCCAAAGCCGGTGGGAAAGCGCCGCCCAGCTGGGCATACGCTTTACCATGGCCCCGGCCCTGCCGCTGGCAGATGGCATAGACGCCCTGCGCCGCCAGCTGCCCCGATTCTGGTTTGATGCGGGGGCCTGCGCCCACGGCCTCAAGGCCTTGCGGGCATACAGGCGACGCTGGCGGGCTGGCGCAGGTCAGGAAGCACAGGCTGGTTCTGGCCCGCTGCACGACTGGGCAAGCCATGCGGCAGATGCCCTGCGCTATGCCGTTACGGGATTTCGTCCGCAGCAGGAAATTGCGCCCGCCGCGCGCCGCGCACGCACCAGTTACGATTTTTTTGGAGGCAGCCAGTGAGCTTTTTCTTTGCTCCCATGCACGCACAACCTGACCGCGACGCTGTGTTCCACCGCATGCAGGCCGAAGGGCTTACCGCCTGTGCCATGAGCGCGCTGGCAAACCCCACGCTCGAACAGTGGCGGCACATCACGGCCCCTGAGCGGGCCGTTCTGCTGGGCTGCCATGGCGCTGAGGCGGGGCACGCCGCAACAGGCCCAGCCCCATCTGCCCGGCTACTTGCCTGCGCCATGTTCAGCCCCCGGCGCGGGCGCGTGTGGGAGTTTGATTTCACCACCTTTCGTAACGCGGCGGCACTGGCTGTGCCTATGGCACGCGGCGGTCTTGGCTGGGCCTTTGACAACCTCGACTGCGCCGCGGTCATGGGTCTGTGCCCCTCCCCAAATCGCCATGCGTGGCGGCTGGCCGAGAGCTGCGGATTCCGAGTGCTTGGGCATTTGCCAGATGCGTGTCTGCATGCCCGCAAGAATGCCTGGGTTGACGGAGTACTGGTGCTCTGCACCCCGCAGAGTCTGGCGGATATTGAAAAATTGTAAATTTCGGCAATCCCCAACCACAAGGAGCTCATCATGGGATTTGGAGGAGGCGGCACGCCCGATGTGCCTGCGGTCGCGCCCGTACCCAAGCAGGAAGTGGAGAAACCCGTAACCGAAGCCGCCACAGCAGCCCGGCAAAGCCAGAAGGACAAGGCTGCAAAAGCTGCTGGCATCAACGGTTCGGTGTTCACAAGCCCGCTCAGCCGCAATGACACAACCCGTAAAACCATGCTGGGGCAGTAGCATGACGGTATCTTCATTCACGGCCACTGCGCAGGAAGACTCTGGTATTGCCTCCGGGCTGGAGGACGTACAGGCACTCTCGCGCCGCTACGATTCCCTGCTTCGCCGCCGGGCCCCCTGGGACAGCGCGTG harbors:
- a CDS encoding GNAT family protein, which produces MHAQPDRDAVFHRMQAEGLTACAMSALANPTLEQWRHITAPERAVLLGCHGAEAGHAATGPAPSARLLACAMFSPRRGRVWEFDFTTFRNAAALAVPMARGGLGWAFDNLDCAAVMGLCPSPNRHAWRLAESCGFRVLGHLPDACLHARKNAWVDGVLVLCTPQSLADIEKL
- a CDS encoding Mor transcription activator family protein is translated as MTNRHSETATPDNDQSAAAQADKIDPAAADTARTSRKNAASWGTPRNNDDNEKQWIELIEHLPDNAQLLWRAVDDLRLFWRLLHAFGGQSIRVPRTLPKDKAHTLRKTLGVTCLRRLMAVFGGTNIYVPRCAALMNRLRQRDIIKDFSHRTRRGSSSTAAVASLARRHGISDRRVWQILKKESSVPPHAHLILRLGDSARQSSCSPRSNS
- a CDS encoding S24 family peptidase; this encodes MKTAQSPLISAFGTRMRQRREMLGLHKQVLAEAVGLSLTTIQQYENGQMPKGSHAVRLAEALECSLDWLLAGRGDCGGGIVHTSEARLMMVPMAEARLSAGAGSFETDGDVLRHYAFRWDFLRRKGNPTQMVLLRVSGDSMQPRIVNNDVVLIDQSQREPVPGRIYAVGVEDMVYLKVLDAMPGKLILTSINPDFAPIEADTSEHLAGMVRIIGRAVWVGRELD
- a CDS encoding terminase family protein, which codes for MSQPEPHVIPYTPRPLQWRFHEERSRFCVLLCHRRFGKTVAAVNDLVRQALRVGRDDWRAAYAAPFLGQAKAVAWDYCKRFAGAVPGTRFLESELVCILPTGGRIRLLGTENAQALRGLYLDDLVLDEPADMPRQVWTQVLRPMLADRQGRALFCGTPQGTDNLLYDVWQQAGADTQGLWSRFRFPASETGYLPQEELAAARRGMDEAEYLQEFECSFAAAVRGAYYAPLLDAAEREGRIHPLPHAPELPVHTAWDLGMDDATAIWFFQVEPSGCWRIIDYYEASGEGLAHYAQVLAAKARPAGVADGSMPDGSLEGRGFVYGTHIAPHDIRVRELGTGQSRWESAAQLGIRFTMAPALPLADGIDALRRQLPRFWFDAGACAHGLKALRAYRRRWRAGAGQEAQAGSGPLHDWASHAADALRYAVTGFRPQQEIAPAARRARTSYDFFGGSQ
- a CDS encoding glycosyl hydrolase 108 family protein encodes the protein MPSQFETAHAFTAQWEGGLTDHPADPGGLTNYGVSLRWVQDLAQQARQKCLRQHKNCDACPDARTLGCTCCDIDLDMDGDVDADDIRACTREQAAVLFKKHFWDALGCAALPLPLAVTLYDGAVNMGPGRAVRQLQQGMNAVGEAQLDHYTPIAEDGIPGPRTAELAEALEATNLHWFAARQILRLRDAFYRDLAARRPSLKVFLEGWRNRVKALGQHLAELEREEN
- a CDS encoding DUF2730 family protein, whose protein sequence is MDIFSSHGASLLVLLVQVLFAWALWSLRRAFVRAEDYALHVQRDARREAATARRLGSLEEHLRLTPDTADMAGLHSELAALRGEIQALNARISGLDRLLERLEHSFDRHEDHQRHAVQPSASFGCRAASDQTGGCN